In Flagellatimonas centrodinii, a single window of DNA contains:
- a CDS encoding LVIVD repeat-containing protein — MRGEIVFVVGVGLLALGLGGCGGGDDALSVRGGATPAAKCGPGSRPETGLQGRVSRAEHDSGRAAEGYTCNTELVGEYTVPNPIGTVGGFKVERYTDASGRDCAYYDTTLLYPTNLLDLEAGVNVLDMSDPTNPVRTARLVTPAMLSPHESLVVSQEGGVLAAVLGNPAFYPGVVDVYDLSADCRFPQLRSTAPVGFLGHESGMAPDGKTFYSASPGTPTLTAVNIENPLLPLPIWTGPYTSHGLSLSADGNRAYLAAGDGHGVLILDVSEIQARKANPQVREVGSLSWDNQTIPQNAIPFIRDGHPYLLEIDEYSSNGGGVAAHGDIVGAGRIIDIGDETQPKVVSNLRLEVHEPGNRAAIADDPGAFLPIQGYAGHYCNVPTRVNPEIAACSMIVSGLRIFDIRDPHNPREVAYFNAPVNPRITPIFEASNWAMSSPSFVPERKEIWYSDGYGGFYVVRVTNGAW; from the coding sequence ATGAGGGGAGAAATCGTTTTCGTGGTCGGCGTCGGCTTGCTGGCTCTGGGGCTCGGAGGCTGCGGTGGCGGCGACGATGCACTGTCGGTTCGCGGCGGGGCGACGCCCGCGGCCAAATGCGGGCCGGGGTCGCGTCCGGAGACCGGGCTGCAGGGGCGGGTCAGCCGTGCCGAGCACGACAGTGGCCGGGCCGCCGAGGGATACACCTGCAATACCGAGCTGGTGGGCGAATACACCGTGCCCAATCCCATTGGCACCGTGGGCGGGTTCAAGGTCGAACGGTATACCGATGCCTCGGGGCGCGACTGCGCCTACTACGACACCACCCTGTTGTACCCGACCAACCTGCTCGACCTCGAAGCCGGGGTCAACGTGCTGGACATGAGTGACCCCACCAATCCGGTGCGCACCGCACGTCTGGTGACCCCGGCCATGCTGTCGCCGCACGAGTCGCTGGTGGTCTCGCAGGAAGGGGGCGTGCTGGCAGCGGTGTTGGGCAACCCGGCGTTCTACCCCGGGGTTGTCGATGTCTACGACCTGTCGGCGGACTGCCGCTTTCCGCAGCTGCGGTCGACGGCGCCGGTCGGGTTTCTCGGCCACGAGAGCGGGATGGCGCCCGACGGCAAGACTTTTTATTCAGCCTCCCCCGGCACACCGACGCTGACTGCGGTGAACATCGAGAACCCGCTGCTGCCGTTGCCGATCTGGACCGGCCCCTACACCTCACACGGGTTGTCGCTGAGCGCTGACGGCAACCGTGCCTACCTGGCTGCTGGCGACGGTCACGGTGTGCTGATTCTGGATGTCTCGGAGATCCAGGCACGCAAGGCCAATCCGCAGGTGCGGGAGGTCGGCAGCCTGTCCTGGGACAACCAGACGATTCCGCAGAACGCGATTCCCTTCATCCGAGATGGCCATCCCTACCTGCTGGAGATCGACGAATACTCGTCGAACGGCGGCGGCGTCGCCGCCCATGGCGACATCGTCGGCGCCGGACGCATCATCGACATCGGCGATGAGACCCAGCCCAAGGTGGTGTCGAATCTGCGGCTGGAAGTGCACGAGCCCGGGAACCGCGCCGCCATCGCCGATGACCCGGGCGCCTTTCTGCCCATCCAGGGCTACGCCGGCCACTACTGCAACGTGCCGACGCGGGTGAACCCGGAGATCGCTGCCTGCAGCATGATCGTGTCGGGCCTGCGTATCTTCGACATCCGCGACCCGCACAACCCGCGGGAAGTCGCCTACTTCAACGCGCCAGTGAATCCGCGGATCACCCCGATCTTCGAGGCCAGCAACTGGGCCATGTCGAGCCCGTCGTTCGTGCCGGAGCGCAAGGAAATCTGGTACTCCGATGGCTATGGCGGCTTCTATGTGGTGCGGGTGACCAACGGCGCCTGGTAG
- a CDS encoding ATP-dependent DNA helicase, translating into MTGATVPPPAEATPTLHRVAIKPFCAFVAKTGDLDLRFTPVPTAEEGMAGHRAVVFSRSGDYRAEVRIDGVVDGLQLGGRIDGLQVDPLILDEIKTHRGPVDRIPANHTALHWAQLRTYGALYGRAHGLDSLTLRLCYYDVDAREETQFTITEPVSTLLDELTGRVTRFKQWMAQQRAHWQRRDTALHAMTFPHTEVPPGQAQLMQSVDAALAQGLSLMAQAPTGVGKTIGVLYPALKALGAGTVDRVFYLTAKTATQTEARKALRGLSTPGRPLPLRVLVLSAKERACVFPDRACHGESCPRARGFYDRLPAARAAAQQVTRLGPVELKSVAQTHQICPYFLGQEMAQWADLIIGDVNYYFDTHAVLHALTAQLDWRVAVLVDEAHNLVDRARAMYSASLSQAALRAVGRSADRNLRPALATLDRAFTAVGGRHGAEGEPQPEAPPRELRDALTPAISRIGRWFAEDPGRSDAPLLALYFDLLAMQRLMERYGAHSLCEVDHEQGQDLLAESLTRFSIHNVVPAPHLQPRLQAAHSVVCFSATLTPPDYHRRMLGLPDACRWCDVPSAFRPQQLRVRCVTAIPTEYRRRHLAAVPIARLIARVYQQTPGNYLAFFSSFAYLRQVADTFERLYPEIPCQQQSPQMPHDGREAFIGAFTAGSRQVGFAVLGGSFSEGIDLPGRRLIGAFVCNLGLTPFTDHNARMAAQVEAVFGPGTGHDYVYLYPAVQRVVQAVGRVVRSRSDEGTVYLIDRRFAEPRIRALLPPAWRQTEN; encoded by the coding sequence ATGACCGGCGCGACCGTGCCACCGCCCGCCGAGGCGACGCCGACCCTGCACCGTGTGGCCATCAAGCCCTTCTGTGCTTTCGTCGCCAAGACCGGTGATCTCGATCTGCGCTTTACCCCGGTACCGACCGCCGAGGAGGGCATGGCGGGTCACCGGGCAGTGGTGTTTTCGCGGTCCGGGGACTACCGGGCAGAAGTACGCATCGATGGCGTGGTCGACGGCTTGCAGTTGGGCGGTCGTATCGACGGTTTGCAGGTGGACCCGCTGATCCTCGACGAGATCAAGACCCATCGCGGCCCGGTTGACCGGATTCCCGCCAACCATACAGCGCTGCACTGGGCCCAGCTGCGGACCTATGGCGCGCTGTACGGCCGCGCCCACGGGCTCGACAGCCTCACCCTGCGCCTCTGCTACTACGATGTCGACGCCCGCGAGGAAACCCAGTTCACGATCACCGAGCCGGTGTCGACGCTGCTCGACGAACTGACCGGCCGGGTGACGCGCTTCAAGCAGTGGATGGCCCAGCAGCGTGCACACTGGCAGCGGCGTGACACGGCGCTGCATGCGATGACGTTTCCGCACACCGAGGTGCCGCCGGGCCAGGCGCAGTTGATGCAGTCGGTGGACGCAGCCCTGGCGCAGGGGCTGAGCCTGATGGCGCAGGCCCCCACCGGTGTCGGCAAGACCATCGGCGTGTTGTACCCGGCCCTCAAGGCGCTGGGCGCCGGCACCGTGGATCGGGTGTTCTATCTCACCGCCAAGACCGCCACCCAGACCGAGGCACGCAAGGCACTGCGGGGGCTGTCGACCCCGGGGCGACCGCTGCCGTTGCGGGTGCTGGTGCTGTCGGCCAAGGAGCGCGCCTGCGTCTTCCCGGACCGCGCCTGCCACGGCGAGTCCTGTCCTCGCGCCCGCGGCTTCTACGACCGCTTGCCGGCGGCGCGCGCGGCGGCGCAGCAGGTGACACGGTTGGGGCCGGTCGAGCTCAAGTCGGTGGCGCAGACCCATCAGATCTGCCCCTACTTTCTGGGGCAGGAAATGGCGCAATGGGCCGACCTGATCATCGGCGACGTCAACTATTACTTTGATACCCACGCCGTGCTCCATGCACTGACGGCGCAACTGGACTGGCGGGTGGCGGTGCTGGTCGACGAGGCCCACAACCTGGTTGATCGCGCGCGCGCGATGTACTCGGCCAGCCTGTCCCAGGCCGCGCTGCGCGCGGTCGGCCGCAGCGCCGACCGCAACCTGCGGCCGGCACTGGCAACCCTGGATCGCGCGTTCACCGCCGTCGGCGGACGTCACGGAGCCGAGGGCGAGCCGCAGCCCGAGGCCCCACCGCGCGAGCTGCGGGACGCGCTGACGCCGGCGATCAGCCGCATCGGCCGATGGTTTGCCGAAGATCCCGGTCGCAGCGATGCGCCACTGTTGGCGTTGTACTTCGATCTGCTGGCGATGCAGCGGCTGATGGAGCGCTACGGCGCCCATTCGCTGTGCGAAGTCGATCACGAGCAGGGGCAGGACCTGCTGGCGGAATCGCTGACGCGCTTCTCCATTCACAACGTGGTGCCGGCGCCCCACTTGCAGCCGCGGTTGCAGGCGGCTCACAGCGTGGTCTGCTTCTCCGCCACGCTGACCCCGCCCGACTATCACCGGCGCATGCTCGGCCTGCCGGATGCGTGTCGCTGGTGCGATGTCCCCAGCGCCTTCCGTCCGCAACAGCTGCGGGTTCGCTGTGTCACCGCCATTCCCACCGAGTACCGGCGCCGCCATCTTGCCGCGGTGCCGATCGCCCGGCTGATTGCCCGGGTCTATCAGCAGACCCCCGGCAACTATCTCGCCTTCTTCAGCAGCTTCGCCTACCTGCGGCAGGTGGCCGACACCTTCGAGCGGCTGTACCCCGAGATACCCTGTCAGCAGCAGTCGCCACAGATGCCGCATGACGGCCGCGAAGCCTTTATCGGCGCCTTCACGGCGGGCAGTCGGCAAGTCGGGTTCGCGGTGCTGGGGGGCAGCTTCTCCGAGGGGATCGACCTGCCGGGTCGGCGACTGATCGGTGCCTTCGTTTGCAACCTGGGTCTGACCCCGTTCACCGACCACAACGCGAGGATGGCGGCACAGGTGGAGGCCGTGTTCGGTCCCGGTACCGGGCATGACTATGTCTATCTGTATCCCGCCGTACAGCGGGTGGTGCAGGCGGTGGGCCGGGTGGTGCGCTCGCGCAGCGACGAGGGCACCGTCTATCTTATCGATCGCCGTTTTGCCGAACCCCGCATACGCGCCCTGTTGCCACCGGCCTGGCGGCAGACCGAGAACTGA
- a CDS encoding nucleoside hydrolase, which produces MRTPTPLTSRAIWIDTDIIFNRFGGDVDDGLALMLALDSDRVQVRGISLNRDVDNGESVTRQLLALYGRYPIPVVRGADDIFASFGENSAAVEALAAALRRERLTIVAIGAATNLANLLLFHPALAERIDEVVFCAGRQHGQSFLAPGGRTIALPDANFDNDPASMQRVLDAGVPVTLAGFEAAASITLDGNDIDRIRRNGRPGDRWVARRLALWRLIWRLGLGLDRFIPFDACTLGHLLYPECFHYLRQVPATINRRANDARRWKKGAEKDYLEVGTELPPRWRVDYAWRIDPCFKPLLMNHLLGTRQ; this is translated from the coding sequence ATGCGCACCCCTACCCCGCTGACATCCCGGGCCATCTGGATCGACACCGACATCATCTTCAACCGCTTCGGTGGTGATGTGGATGATGGTCTGGCGCTGATGCTGGCACTCGACAGCGACCGCGTGCAGGTGCGGGGGATCAGCCTCAATCGCGATGTCGACAACGGCGAATCGGTCACGCGGCAGCTGCTGGCGCTGTACGGTCGCTATCCGATCCCGGTGGTCCGCGGTGCCGACGACATCTTTGCCAGCTTCGGCGAGAACAGCGCGGCGGTGGAGGCGCTGGCGGCTGCGTTGCGCCGTGAGCGCCTGACCATCGTCGCCATTGGCGCCGCCACCAATCTGGCCAACCTGCTGCTGTTTCATCCGGCGCTTGCAGAACGGATCGATGAGGTCGTGTTCTGCGCCGGACGCCAACACGGCCAGTCGTTCCTCGCCCCCGGCGGGCGAACCATCGCCCTGCCCGACGCCAACTTCGACAATGATCCGGCATCAATGCAACGAGTGCTGGACGCCGGTGTGCCGGTCACCCTGGCGGGTTTTGAGGCGGCAGCCAGCATCACGCTCGATGGCAACGATATCGACCGTATCCGCCGAAACGGACGACCGGGCGACCGTTGGGTTGCGCGACGACTGGCCCTGTGGCGACTGATCTGGCGCCTTGGCCTGGGGCTGGATCGTTTCATCCCGTTCGATGCCTGCACCCTGGGGCACCTGCTGTATCCCGAGTGCTTTCACTATCTACGCCAGGTGCCGGCGACCATCAACCGGCGCGCCAACGACGCCCGACGCTGGAAAAAAGGTGCCGAAAAGGACTATCTCGAGGTCGGCACTGAACTCCCGCCCCGCTGGCGGGTCGACTATGCCTGGCGGATTGACCCGTGCTTCAAGCCGCTCCTGATGAACCACCTGCTGGGAACCCGACAATGA
- a CDS encoding DUF305 domain-containing protein, with amino-acid sequence MTRLHALWLGGLAGLALGLALVVGGRLAGLPALTSTPTPAVPGPIDIGFAQSMMLHHQQAIGMAMLILDASPPSPLATLARQIATAQLVELGEMRGWLRLWDAPWVAERPGMDWMRLGRTPPDAALLKYLLDCQQTPTGMVGLATPEAVDRLRQLEGRERDAHFLRLMQAHHEGGLPMARFAATEAKVPVVRELAARIVLEQSEELYRIQRTLWAITATHAEAASMPSDIVATDQE; translated from the coding sequence ATGACGCGATTGCATGCCTTGTGGCTCGGAGGGCTGGCCGGACTGGCGCTCGGGCTTGCGCTGGTCGTGGGCGGTCGACTCGCCGGTCTGCCTGCCCTGACGTCGACCCCCACGCCGGCCGTACCCGGGCCGATCGACATCGGCTTCGCCCAGTCGATGATGCTGCATCACCAGCAGGCCATCGGCATGGCGATGCTGATACTTGATGCGTCGCCACCGTCACCGCTGGCGACGCTGGCACGGCAGATCGCCACCGCGCAGTTGGTCGAACTGGGCGAGATGCGCGGATGGCTGCGTCTGTGGGATGCCCCCTGGGTCGCCGAGCGGCCGGGCATGGACTGGATGCGCCTCGGTCGAACGCCGCCGGACGCCGCGCTGTTGAAGTATCTGTTGGACTGTCAGCAGACGCCGACCGGCATGGTGGGGCTGGCGACACCCGAGGCCGTAGACCGCTTGCGGCAGCTTGAGGGACGCGAGCGCGACGCTCATTTCCTGCGGTTGATGCAGGCCCATCACGAGGGCGGGTTGCCGATGGCCCGATTTGCGGCCACCGAAGCGAAAGTACCGGTGGTGCGGGAACTGGCGGCCCGTATCGTGCTGGAACAGTCCGAGGAGCTCTACCGCATTCAGCGCACCTTATGGGCGATCACGGCAACCCACGCCGAGGCGGCGTCCATGCCCTCTGATATCGTGGCGACAGATCAAGAATGA
- a CDS encoding TonB-dependent receptor, whose protein sequence is MFGLLPLLALAQPEDPSPPLDTIPVQPLTAAAEPAPRSAPPAAMETLVVTAGRRVSRLEDTPVSVSITSDEALRETNITDTESLSDRLPNAQVAVTPTNTFFFVRGLGTGSVRSAEQSVGFFVDNVFLGRPQGALFDFLDVEQVELLRGPQGALLGKNTVAGAINIQTAPVTFVPEGYLDLLTGSDGQRRARGAYSTALSDTLAARVAYSQTDEDGVLFNTTQQRDDLGRPGRAGRLKLRWEPRADLTFDVSLQAARLRQTGDGFELSQASDALLSLYRRFDPETRADVTDGRTHTDHAPSGAHIEGEDVALGGEWTTAVGRWRLLINAAQQDTLADFDLDVSPVPLLNFPSQEAYRQRSTELRFDGDRAWGTYSVGVYLFRADLDLQVDIRAFEGGVDALLGPLAGGVLGPALGELLDDRLATLLGNGNLQSLGFGQSRHHLIQRQETASLFGSVQWALTDRLDLRVDGRLSRETRRANQSIVFSGVTGPLLGTLVGEEEYALQARRSEFDVSPTISLLYRLRDNLRGYVTVAQGFKSGGFNNLAAVADRAEFGDEQSRTYEAGLRLQTDNNLRGALKLFRTDFENLQVAALDGTEFFVGNAARAHTQGVELEARWITPIGLALSADLGYLDARYDRYENAPATADANADSQDLSGRVLQRAPRWSGSLQADARVTLPWLGLPVGLGLVAEGASHQFLNIDLDPIDAQPGYVRYNAFVGIADRSERFSLRLIGRNLTDKVVRREAADVAIVGAHSVGLFPPRSLAAEIGYRF, encoded by the coding sequence GTGTTCGGACTGTTGCCGCTGCTGGCGCTGGCCCAGCCCGAAGACCCGTCGCCACCGCTCGACACCATTCCGGTGCAGCCGCTGACAGCGGCCGCAGAACCGGCGCCCCGCAGTGCGCCGCCGGCGGCCATGGAGACCCTGGTGGTCACCGCCGGCCGCCGTGTCAGCCGGCTTGAGGACACCCCGGTGTCGGTCAGCATCACCTCGGATGAAGCGCTGCGGGAGACCAATATCACCGATACCGAGAGCCTGTCGGACCGACTGCCGAACGCACAGGTGGCGGTCACCCCCACCAACACCTTCTTTTTCGTCCGCGGGCTCGGCACCGGCAGCGTCCGCAGTGCCGAGCAATCGGTGGGCTTCTTCGTCGACAACGTGTTCCTCGGCCGGCCACAGGGGGCGCTGTTCGACTTTCTCGATGTCGAACAGGTGGAGCTGCTGCGCGGACCGCAGGGAGCCCTGCTGGGCAAGAACACGGTGGCCGGCGCCATCAACATCCAGACAGCGCCGGTCACCTTCGTCCCCGAGGGCTACCTCGACCTGCTGACCGGATCGGATGGCCAGCGCCGCGCACGCGGCGCGTACTCGACGGCGCTGTCGGATACCCTGGCCGCCCGGGTCGCGTACAGCCAGACCGACGAAGACGGAGTGCTGTTCAACACCACCCAGCAGCGCGATGACCTGGGGCGGCCAGGCCGCGCCGGCCGTCTCAAGCTGCGATGGGAGCCGCGTGCCGACCTGACATTCGACGTATCGCTACAAGCCGCCCGTCTGCGGCAAACCGGTGACGGCTTCGAACTCAGCCAGGCCAGCGATGCCTTGCTGAGCCTGTATCGGCGGTTCGATCCCGAGACCCGCGCCGACGTCACCGACGGCCGCACGCACACCGACCATGCCCCCTCGGGTGCGCACATCGAGGGCGAGGATGTCGCCCTCGGAGGAGAATGGACCACCGCAGTCGGCCGCTGGCGGCTGCTGATCAATGCTGCCCAGCAAGACACCCTCGCCGACTTCGACCTCGATGTCAGTCCGGTCCCCCTGCTGAACTTCCCGTCGCAGGAGGCCTACCGCCAGCGCAGCACCGAACTGCGCTTTGATGGCGATCGGGCCTGGGGCACCTATAGCGTCGGCGTCTATCTGTTCCGCGCCGATCTGGACCTGCAGGTGGATATCCGCGCGTTCGAAGGCGGTGTCGATGCGCTCCTCGGGCCACTCGCGGGCGGTGTTCTGGGCCCCGCCTTGGGCGAGCTGCTGGACGACCGTCTGGCAACCCTGCTGGGCAATGGCAACCTGCAATCGCTCGGCTTTGGCCAGAGCCGCCATCATCTGATCCAGCGTCAGGAGACGGCCTCGCTGTTCGGCTCCGTGCAATGGGCGTTGACCGATCGGCTCGACCTGCGGGTGGATGGCCGGCTCAGCCGTGAAACACGTCGCGCCAATCAGAGCATTGTCTTCAGCGGCGTCACCGGCCCGTTGCTGGGCACGCTGGTCGGCGAGGAAGAGTACGCACTGCAGGCCCGGCGCTCCGAGTTCGATGTATCACCCACGATCTCGCTGCTCTATCGACTGCGCGACAACCTCCGGGGCTATGTCACGGTGGCACAGGGGTTCAAGTCCGGCGGCTTCAACAATCTCGCTGCGGTCGCCGACCGGGCAGAGTTCGGCGACGAGCAGTCACGGACCTACGAAGCCGGACTGCGCCTGCAGACTGACAACAACCTTCGTGGCGCGCTCAAGCTGTTCCGCACTGATTTCGAAAACCTGCAGGTCGCAGCACTGGACGGCACCGAATTCTTCGTCGGCAACGCCGCACGCGCACACACGCAGGGGGTCGAACTGGAGGCCCGCTGGATCACGCCGATCGGCCTGGCCCTGTCAGCAGATCTCGGCTATCTCGACGCCCGATACGACCGCTACGAGAACGCGCCGGCCACCGCCGATGCCAATGCCGACAGCCAGGATCTCAGTGGCCGGGTGCTGCAGCGGGCGCCGCGCTGGTCAGGCAGCCTCCAGGCCGATGCCCGCGTCACCCTGCCATGGCTGGGGCTACCGGTCGGCCTGGGCCTGGTCGCGGAAGGGGCCAGCCATCAGTTCCTCAACATCGACCTCGACCCCATCGACGCCCAGCCTGGCTACGTTCGCTATAACGCCTTCGTCGGCATCGCCGACCGCAGCGAGCGCTTCAGCTTGCGACTGATCGGTCGCAACTTGACCGACAAGGTGGTGCGTCGCGAAGCAGCTGATGTCGCGATCGTCGGCGCCCACTCGGTCGGGCTGTTTCCGCCGCGCAGCCTGGCAGCCGAGATCGGCTACCGTTTCTGA
- a CDS encoding beta-glucosidase family protein, producing the protein MRLYRGRGSGRVAVALVVAMVAGCGGDTPLTMGDAVSLGHCGDIETRPWCDTALTPAERSERLLAAMTLMQKIALLSGDDPLSVASGDPYVGISEGIPELGIPDLRMSDGPVGVRGSPTTAMPIPLALGATFNPALAWRTGATIANEVRHKGNDVLHGPVGDLVRNPLAGRTFETFGEDPWLATRMTVEWVRGAQSEGVLANAKHFLMNTQEGIVGVPPLLSLVGGRQTVNAVVDERTLHELYLLPFEAAVREADVASLMCAYNYVNGESACGSPALLQGVLRDQWQFDGFLISDYVLAVKDTVQSVNAGAVIEMPFPLFYQPLLLQSAVLTGLIGVDTLDARVGDILRTLFRFGFFDRARYVRNDDLIDQAAHAAVAREVVEQGAVLLRNDGVLPIDPAVRRIAVIGVSATERPSGGGSSSVTPFVFVAPLDAIRERAGPDVEVMYDPGDDPAAAAALAATAEVVLLFAADVATEGVDKLCLSLDCTLADVPDSLLLNTLQGGAPDLLDLLLDPVVTTSPVAPILDRLFGPIVLGAPVLPVSHRDQDGLIRAVVAANPATVLVLQTSGAVLTPWRDQVAALLAAWYSGQEAGAGLARVVFGDTDPGGRLPVSFPDRELDTPVAGQPSRYPGIANQARHDEGVFIGYRWFDANGVAPAFPFGFGLSYTDFALSDLELAVDGDAVAVAVTATNVGGRAGWAVPQVYVGAPTPAAPVPQPPLALKAFDKQWLAPGEAVRISMSLPSRAFAYWAVDAADWQVAPGCYPIRVGWSSRDLPLSSAISRGAGSCD; encoded by the coding sequence ATGAGGCTTTACAGAGGGCGTGGCAGTGGTCGCGTGGCGGTCGCGTTGGTGGTCGCGATGGTGGCGGGCTGCGGCGGCGATACGCCCCTGACGATGGGCGATGCGGTGTCACTGGGGCATTGCGGCGATATCGAGACCCGCCCCTGGTGCGATACCGCGCTGACGCCCGCCGAACGTAGCGAGCGGCTGCTGGCAGCGATGACGCTGATGCAGAAGATCGCGCTGCTGTCGGGTGATGACCCCCTGTCGGTGGCTTCGGGCGATCCCTATGTGGGCATCTCCGAAGGGATCCCGGAACTCGGCATTCCCGACCTGCGGATGTCGGACGGCCCGGTCGGGGTGCGCGGTAGCCCCACCACCGCAATGCCGATTCCGCTGGCGCTGGGTGCCACCTTCAATCCGGCACTGGCCTGGCGGACCGGCGCCACCATCGCCAATGAAGTGCGTCACAAGGGGAATGACGTGCTGCACGGTCCGGTCGGTGATCTGGTGCGCAACCCGCTGGCCGGGCGGACCTTCGAGACGTTTGGTGAAGATCCCTGGCTGGCGACCCGGATGACGGTCGAATGGGTGCGCGGGGCGCAGTCCGAGGGCGTGCTGGCCAATGCCAAGCACTTTCTGATGAACACCCAGGAAGGCATCGTCGGCGTGCCGCCGCTGCTGTCGCTGGTCGGCGGGCGGCAGACAGTGAATGCGGTGGTCGACGAGCGGACCCTGCACGAGCTGTACCTGCTGCCATTCGAAGCCGCCGTTCGCGAAGCCGATGTGGCGAGCCTGATGTGCGCCTACAACTACGTCAACGGGGAATCGGCCTGCGGAAGCCCGGCCCTGCTGCAGGGGGTGCTGCGGGACCAGTGGCAGTTCGACGGCTTTCTGATCTCCGACTACGTGCTGGCAGTGAAGGATACCGTGCAGTCGGTCAATGCCGGCGCCGTGATCGAGATGCCGTTTCCACTGTTCTACCAGCCGCTGCTGCTGCAGTCGGCGGTGCTGACCGGCTTGATCGGGGTCGACACCTTGGACGCCCGGGTCGGCGATATCCTGCGCACGCTGTTTCGCTTTGGCTTCTTTGACCGTGCCCGCTACGTCCGCAACGACGACCTGATTGATCAGGCGGCGCACGCCGCGGTGGCGCGCGAGGTGGTGGAGCAGGGTGCGGTGCTGTTGCGCAACGATGGCGTATTGCCGATTGACCCGGCGGTACGGCGGATTGCGGTGATCGGGGTGTCGGCGACCGAGCGGCCCAGCGGCGGCGGTTCCTCCAGCGTGACGCCGTTCGTCTTCGTCGCGCCGCTGGATGCCATCCGCGAACGTGCGGGCCCGGATGTCGAGGTGATGTACGACCCTGGCGACGACCCGGCGGCAGCCGCCGCACTGGCGGCGACCGCCGAGGTGGTACTACTTTTCGCGGCGGACGTCGCCACCGAAGGGGTCGACAAGCTGTGCCTTTCGCTCGACTGCACCCTCGCGGATGTGCCCGACAGCCTGTTGCTGAACACGCTGCAGGGGGGCGCGCCGGATCTGCTCGACCTGTTGCTCGACCCGGTCGTCACCACGTCGCCGGTGGCGCCGATCCTCGACCGGCTGTTCGGTCCCATCGTGCTGGGTGCGCCGGTGCTTCCGGTATCGCACCGCGATCAGGATGGGCTGATCCGAGCGGTGGTGGCGGCCAATCCGGCGACCGTGCTGGTCCTGCAGACCTCGGGTGCGGTGCTGACCCCGTGGCGCGACCAGGTGGCAGCCCTGCTGGCCGCCTGGTACTCGGGGCAGGAAGCCGGTGCCGGTCTGGCGCGCGTGGTGTTTGGTGACACCGACCCCGGCGGGCGGCTGCCGGTCAGCTTCCCCGATCGCGAGCTCGACACGCCGGTGGCCGGGCAGCCCTCCCGCTATCCCGGCATCGCCAACCAGGCGCGCCATGACGAGGGTGTCTTCATCGGCTATCGCTGGTTCGATGCCAACGGCGTGGCGCCTGCCTTCCCCTTCGGCTTCGGGCTGTCCTACACCGATTTTGCGCTGAGTGACCTCGAGCTCGCCGTCGATGGCGATGCGGTGGCGGTCGCGGTCACCGCGACCAATGTCGGCGGCCGCGCCGGCTGGGCGGTGCCGCAGGTCTATGTTGGTGCGCCGACACCGGCAGCGCCGGTGCCACAGCCGCCGCTGGCACTGAAGGCCTTCGACAAACAGTGGCTGGCGCCGGGTGAGGCAGTGCGGATCTCGATGTCGCTGCCGTCACGGGCCTTCGCCTATTGGGCGGTGGACGCGGCCGACTGGCAGGTGGCGCCGGGCTGTTACCCGATCCGGGTCGGCTGGTCGTCACGGGATCTACCGTTGTCGTCGGCGATTTCCCGTGGTGCCGGCAGTTGCGACTGA